A genomic segment from Brevundimonas sp. SORGH_AS_0993 encodes:
- a CDS encoding ribonuclease E/G, whose protein sequence is MSAVEVFLDETPGETRGVVLRDGRCTHLLIQREDDPAETRLGARSIGRVVEINPGLRGAFVDLGGATPGFLPLKRQDRPIRGERLEVAVVAEPRRGKGATLRRLGSGEGPPRLLQAAPDVAERLRVLAPDVESITDLAAIDAGIEAEEEALSATHVFMSHGIDLALERTRALAAVDIDYAASGGRDPKQGRAAANREGLRQAARLIGLKRWGGLVVIDLVGDGQEAEAQMKAARAAFAHEPQAVFGPVSRFGLMQLSLPWREAPIEEVLRGADGAATVQTRALALVRALRRQMLSDTRAPRLVAYCHPEEARVAAPLAARLGPRAAVQVDPAAPAGRGRIQEP, encoded by the coding sequence ATGAGCGCGGTCGAGGTCTTCCTCGACGAGACGCCGGGCGAGACGCGCGGCGTCGTCCTGCGCGACGGGCGCTGCACCCATCTTCTGATCCAGCGCGAAGACGACCCGGCGGAGACGCGGCTGGGGGCGCGGTCGATCGGCCGGGTGGTGGAAATCAATCCGGGCCTGCGCGGCGCCTTCGTCGATCTGGGCGGGGCCACGCCGGGCTTTCTGCCCCTGAAGCGCCAGGACCGCCCGATCCGGGGCGAACGCCTGGAGGTGGCGGTCGTCGCCGAGCCGCGCCGGGGCAAGGGCGCGACCCTTCGTCGCCTGGGGTCGGGGGAGGGGCCGCCGCGCCTGCTTCAGGCCGCGCCCGACGTCGCGGAACGGTTGCGGGTCCTCGCGCCTGACGTGGAATCAATCACGGACCTGGCGGCCATCGACGCGGGGATCGAGGCGGAGGAGGAGGCCCTGAGCGCCACCCACGTCTTTATGTCGCACGGAATCGATCTGGCGCTGGAGCGGACCCGCGCCCTGGCGGCGGTCGACATCGACTACGCCGCCTCGGGCGGACGCGATCCGAAACAGGGGCGCGCGGCGGCGAACCGCGAAGGTCTGCGTCAGGCCGCGCGTCTGATCGGCCTGAAGCGCTGGGGCGGGCTGGTGGTGATCGACCTTGTCGGGGACGGGCAGGAGGCCGAGGCGCAGATGAAGGCGGCGCGGGCGGCGTTCGCCCATGAACCGCAGGCGGTGTTCGGCCCGGTCAGCCGGTTCGGTCTGATGCAGTTGTCGCTGCCGTGGCGCGAGGCCCCCATAGAAGAGGTGTTGCGCGGCGCCGACGGGGCGGCGACGGTCCAGACCCGCGCCCTGGCCCTGGTGCGGGCGTTGCGGCGACAGATGCTGTCCGACACGCGCGCCCCCCGGCTGGTGGCGTATTGCCATCCCGAAGAGGCCCGTGTCGCCGCGCCTCTGGCCGCCCGCCTTGGGCCGCGCGCCGCAGTCCAGGTCGATCCCGCCGCCCCGGCCGGGCGTGGCCGCATCCAGGAGCCCTGA
- a CDS encoding DNA gyrase inhibitor YacG — protein sequence MSLCPICRKAEPDPRYKPFCSRRCSDVDLQRWFTGAYAIPAALDEAAEEEGEKD from the coding sequence TTGAGCCTGTGCCCCATCTGCCGCAAGGCCGAGCCGGATCCCCGGTATAAGCCCTTCTGCTCGCGCCGCTGTTCGGATGTCGATCTGCAGCGCTGGTTCACCGGCGCCTACGCCATTCCCGCCGCCCTCGACGAGGCGGCCGAAGAAGAGGGCGAAAAGGACTGA
- a CDS encoding MotA/TolQ/ExbB proton channel family protein: protein MLNSKKTNILLAMAGAAVLMASSPVLAQAPAEPTPATAPAAAAAPTSVNEAVGGHHSSGITPISMFMEATVVVKVVMAGLLLASIFSWTLLLIKLFEFGSLNRKTDAFLENFRGARTIADMRAVATQEEFDGNPLADMAAAATEEIEMSRQAGLSVTGDHLDNAMARATAAVSAVQSGLAKRLSGGQQFLASVGSIGPFVGLFGTVYGIMNSFIGIAESNTTNLAVVAPGIAEALLATGIGLAAAIPSVVFYNYFNTRIAGYGTRADGFAAELLNGISRQLDKGA from the coding sequence ATGCTGAACAGCAAAAAGACGAACATCCTTCTCGCCATGGCCGGCGCCGCCGTGCTGATGGCGAGCTCGCCGGTTCTGGCGCAGGCCCCGGCCGAGCCCACCCCGGCCACGGCTCCGGCTGCGGCGGCGGCGCCCACCAGCGTCAACGAAGCCGTTGGCGGCCACCACAGCAGCGGCATCACGCCGATCTCCATGTTCATGGAAGCCACCGTGGTCGTTAAGGTCGTGATGGCCGGCTTGCTGCTCGCCTCGATCTTCTCCTGGACCCTGCTGCTCATCAAGCTGTTCGAGTTCGGCTCTCTGAACCGCAAGACCGACGCTTTCCTGGAAAACTTCCGCGGCGCTCGCACCATCGCCGACATGCGCGCCGTGGCGACGCAGGAGGAGTTCGACGGCAATCCGCTGGCCGACATGGCCGCCGCCGCCACCGAAGAAATCGAAATGTCGCGTCAAGCCGGCCTTTCGGTCACGGGCGACCACCTGGACAACGCCATGGCCCGCGCCACCGCCGCCGTCTCCGCCGTTCAGTCCGGCCTGGCCAAGCGCCTGTCGGGCGGCCAGCAGTTCCTGGCTTCGGTCGGTTCGATCGGCCCGTTCGTCGGTCTGTTCGGCACCGTGTACGGCATCATGAACTCCTTCATCGGTATCGCGGAATCGAATACGACCAACCTGGCCGTCGTCGCCCCGGGTATCGCTGAAGCCCTGCTGGCCACCGGCATCGGTCTGGCCGCCGCTATCCCGTCCGTGGTGTTCTACAACTACTTCAACACCCGCATCGCCGGTTACGGCACCCGCGCCGACGGCTTCGCCGCCGAACTGCTGAACGGCATCTCGCGTCAGCTCGACAAGGGGGCGTAA
- a CDS encoding biopolymer transporter ExbD yields the protein MAAKLNTGGAGNVVEANSDINVTPFVDIMLVLLIIFMVAAPLASVSVPVELPIAVAKAAPNPPKPVYISIQNDGSVYVGDFVTSIGSLGEDLTKQIGSRNPADERIFIRADQNTRYGDFMQVMNALQDNGFYSVALVGEDQATQ from the coding sequence ATGGCCGCCAAGCTCAACACAGGCGGCGCTGGCAACGTGGTCGAAGCGAACAGTGACATCAACGTCACCCCGTTCGTGGACATCATGCTCGTCCTCCTCATCATCTTCATGGTGGCGGCGCCGCTCGCCTCCGTGTCGGTGCCCGTGGAGTTGCCAATCGCCGTCGCCAAGGCGGCCCCGAACCCGCCCAAGCCGGTCTATATCTCGATCCAGAACGACGGTTCCGTCTATGTGGGCGATTTCGTGACCAGCATCGGCAGCCTGGGAGAGGATCTGACCAAACAGATCGGCTCCCGGAACCCTGCCGACGAGCGGATTTTCATTCGGGCCGACCAGAACACTCGCTACGGCGACTTCATGCAGGTCATGAACGCCCTGCAGGATAACGGCTTCTACAGCGTTGCACTGGTCGGTGAAGACCAGGCGACGCAATAG
- a CDS encoding energy transducer TonB, whose translation MTDVEYHRSRYDVPKAKGFMGVSYPVLTVCLLIVTIMFALLLFFLQQSKFKLKEFNYVDDKVDVELVEPVPPPPPPPPPPPPPTDQPPPPKLQVRVPAPVPNIVPPPPVNITPTKKEDRVEYTGPPVVVPGPPPPPAPPAPARPAVTTSVAWARQPQPEFPARAQERGIEQGTVVLLCSVQANGSATNCSVVSETPSGAGFGREALSAMRSARFSPGTVDGVAQGGQARFTVRFRLQ comes from the coding sequence ATGACAGACGTCGAATATCATCGCAGTCGTTACGACGTACCCAAGGCCAAGGGGTTCATGGGGGTGTCGTACCCTGTGCTCACGGTCTGCTTGCTGATCGTCACCATCATGTTCGCCCTGCTGCTGTTTTTCCTGCAGCAGTCGAAGTTCAAGTTGAAGGAATTCAACTACGTCGACGATAAGGTCGATGTGGAGTTGGTCGAGCCGGTTCCGCCGCCTCCGCCGCCTCCGCCTCCGCCCCCGCCGCCGACGGACCAGCCTCCGCCGCCGAAGCTTCAGGTGCGCGTGCCGGCTCCGGTTCCGAACATCGTTCCGCCTCCGCCGGTGAACATCACGCCGACGAAGAAGGAAGATCGGGTCGAGTACACGGGTCCGCCCGTCGTCGTCCCCGGACCGCCGCCGCCGCCCGCGCCTCCGGCTCCGGCCCGGCCTGCCGTCACCACCTCGGTGGCCTGGGCTCGCCAACCTCAACCCGAGTTTCCTGCGCGTGCGCAGGAGCGGGGCATCGAGCAAGGTACGGTCGTTCTGCTGTGCTCGGTCCAGGCGAACGGTTCGGCGACGAACTGCAGCGTGGTCTCCGAGACGCCGTCGGGCGCCGGTTTCGGACGCGAAGCGCTTTCGGCCATGCGGTCGGCGCGATTCTCGCCCGGTACGGTCGATGGTGTGGCCCAGGGCGGCCAGGCGCGCTTTACGGTTCGCTTCCGCCTTCAGTAG
- a CDS encoding aldo/keto reductase: protein MKTRKLGRDGPEVSAIGLGCMGMSAFYGAADEAQSIAVIHRALDLGVTLFDTAEMYGPHTNEVLVGKALNDRRDQAFIATKFGINRQPDGSAITDGSPANVRRAVEGSLSRLGVDHIDLYYQHRIDPNTPIEETVGAMAELVKEGKVRFLGLSEAAPETLRRAQATHPITALQTEYSLWSRDPEDELLDVVRELGIGFVPYSPLGRGFLSGEIKSINDLAPDDFRRTNPRFAGDNFQKNLDLVDAVGVIAADKGVTAAQLALAWVLAQGDDLVPIPGTRRIATLEQNVAAADLVLTPEDLARIEAVFPRGATSGERYAPGGMSSLNR from the coding sequence ATGAAGACGCGCAAACTGGGCCGCGACGGCCCTGAGGTTTCGGCCATCGGCCTGGGCTGCATGGGTATGAGCGCCTTCTACGGCGCGGCCGACGAGGCCCAGTCCATCGCCGTCATCCACCGCGCCCTGGACTTGGGCGTCACCCTGTTCGACACGGCCGAGATGTACGGGCCGCACACAAACGAGGTGCTGGTCGGCAAGGCGCTGAACGACCGGCGCGACCAAGCCTTCATCGCCACCAAGTTCGGCATCAACCGCCAACCCGACGGATCGGCCATCACCGACGGCTCACCCGCCAATGTGCGGCGCGCGGTGGAAGGCAGCCTGAGCCGTCTGGGCGTCGATCATATCGACCTCTATTACCAGCACCGCATCGACCCCAATACGCCGATCGAGGAGACGGTCGGGGCCATGGCCGAACTGGTCAAGGAAGGCAAGGTGCGCTTCCTGGGCCTGTCGGAGGCCGCGCCCGAGACGTTGCGCCGGGCCCAGGCGACCCATCCGATCACGGCCCTGCAGACGGAATACTCCCTGTGGAGCCGCGACCCGGAAGACGAACTGCTGGATGTGGTGCGCGAACTGGGAATCGGCTTCGTGCCCTATAGTCCGCTGGGCCGGGGCTTCCTGTCGGGCGAGATCAAGTCGATCAACGATCTGGCGCCCGACGATTTCCGGCGCACCAATCCGCGCTTCGCCGGCGACAACTTCCAGAAGAACCTGGACCTGGTGGATGCCGTGGGCGTCATCGCCGCCGACAAGGGCGTGACGGCCGCACAGCTGGCCCTGGCCTGGGTGCTGGCGCAGGGCGACGATCTGGTCCCCATCCCCGGCACGCGCCGGATCGCGACCCTGGAGCAGAACGTGGCGGCGGCGGACCTCGTTCTGACGCCGGAAGACCTGGCGCGGATCGAGGCGGTCTTCCCGCGCGGGGCGACGTCGGGCGAGCGCTATGCGCCCGGCGGCATGAGTTCGCTGAACCGCTGA
- a CDS encoding DUF2147 domain-containing protein — MKIKIMLAAAALAAGLASPALAGDPTGLWQTPTNGGQVRISRCGQALCGVLVTSDHIRRDPNVRDERNRNAELRGRTLRNLPMLTGFTGGPTEWRNGSVYNPADGGTYRGTITMTNDNSLRLRGCIVAPLCKTQTWTRIQ; from the coding sequence ATGAAGATCAAGATCATGCTGGCGGCGGCGGCCCTGGCGGCCGGCCTGGCCTCTCCCGCCCTGGCCGGCGACCCGACCGGCCTGTGGCAGACCCCGACCAACGGCGGCCAGGTCCGCATCAGCCGCTGCGGCCAGGCCCTGTGCGGCGTGCTGGTCACGTCGGACCACATCCGCCGCGATCCCAATGTGCGCGACGAGCGGAACCGCAACGCCGAACTGCGCGGCCGGACCCTTCGCAACCTGCCCATGCTGACCGGCTTCACCGGCGGACCGACCGAATGGCGCAACGGCTCGGTCTATAATCCGGCGGACGGCGGCACCTATCGCGGGACCATCACCATGACCAACGACAACAGCCTGCGTCTGCGCGGCTGCATCGTCGCCCCCCTGTGCAAGACCCAGACCTGGACCCGCATCCAGTAG
- the ligA gene encoding NAD-dependent DNA ligase LigA, producing MSSAIPPFPPLEALTAETAAQELAWLAAEMARHDALYNEAAPEISDADYDALRARNAAVEAAFPDLIRPDSPSDKVGAAASSQFAEVRHGVPMLSLDNAFDEGEVRDFVARIARFLKLPADAPIAFVAEPKIDGLSANLLYVDGALTIGATRGDGRTGEDVTANLKAIDDVKPALAGDDWPDRIEIRGEVYAPNDAFAAFNAAAEAEGRRIYANPRNFAAGSLRQKDARITAQRPLNFFAYAWGEHSSDFAETQWEALQKLKTWGFPVNARSRRVEGADGLIQVYRELEHDRATLGYDIDGVVYKVDRIDWQRRLGFVARSPRWAIAHKFPAQQATTVLKGIDIQVGRTGSLTPVARLHPVTVGGVVVRNATLHNEDEIARLDVRIGDTVRLQRAGDVIPQILGVVPELRPADARPYVFPDHCPVCGSEAVREGDEVKRRCTGGLICDAQIVERLKHFVGRRAFDIEGLGEKQLIAFHARGWLKEPADIFRLARHEARLAELATEDGYGETSIRNLVAGIDARRVIPLDRFLFGLGVRDIGEQTSIVLARAFESWSALKAACLQAAAGIPSEAWTRLAGADAISPRVLALMAEASPPAADPWPEATLDMKIGQAFPGMAAPARRSLATMADDWSGLVELARVAREEGPSEILNQIAGVTGVGPVAAEALAHFFHEPHNLRVVEALEAELTEVLDAERPKSDTPVAGKTVVFTGALERFTRDEAKARAESLGAKVSGSVSKKTDYLVAGPGAGSKLKEAEKHGVQVLTEDEWLALIAG from the coding sequence ATGTCCAGCGCGATTCCCCCCTTCCCGCCCCTCGAAGCCCTGACCGCCGAGACGGCGGCCCAGGAACTGGCCTGGCTGGCCGCCGAAATGGCCCGTCACGACGCCCTCTACAATGAGGCGGCGCCCGAGATTTCCGACGCCGACTACGACGCCCTGCGCGCCCGGAACGCGGCGGTGGAGGCGGCCTTTCCCGATCTGATCCGCCCGGACTCCCCGTCCGACAAGGTCGGCGCCGCCGCCTCAAGCCAGTTCGCCGAGGTGCGCCACGGCGTGCCGATGCTGTCGCTGGACAACGCCTTCGACGAGGGCGAGGTGCGCGACTTCGTCGCCCGCATCGCGCGCTTCCTGAAACTGCCGGCCGACGCGCCCATCGCCTTCGTGGCAGAGCCCAAGATCGACGGCCTGTCCGCCAATCTGCTCTATGTGGACGGCGCCCTGACGATCGGCGCCACGCGCGGCGACGGCCGCACGGGCGAGGACGTGACCGCCAATCTGAAGGCCATCGACGATGTGAAACCGGCCCTGGCCGGCGACGACTGGCCCGACCGGATCGAGATCCGGGGCGAGGTCTATGCCCCGAACGACGCCTTCGCCGCCTTCAACGCGGCCGCCGAGGCCGAAGGGCGTCGCATCTACGCCAATCCCAGGAACTTCGCCGCCGGCTCACTGCGCCAGAAGGACGCGAGGATCACCGCCCAGCGACCGCTGAACTTCTTCGCCTACGCCTGGGGCGAGCATTCGTCCGACTTCGCCGAAACCCAGTGGGAGGCCCTGCAAAAGCTCAAGACCTGGGGCTTTCCCGTCAACGCCCGCTCGCGCCGGGTCGAGGGGGCGGACGGCCTGATCCAGGTCTATCGCGAGCTTGAGCACGACCGCGCGACCCTGGGCTACGACATCGACGGCGTAGTCTATAAGGTCGACCGCATCGACTGGCAGCGCCGCCTGGGCTTCGTCGCCCGAAGCCCCCGCTGGGCCATCGCCCACAAGTTTCCGGCCCAGCAGGCGACCACGGTGCTGAAGGGCATCGACATCCAGGTCGGCCGCACCGGCTCCCTGACCCCGGTGGCCCGCCTACACCCCGTCACCGTCGGCGGAGTCGTGGTCCGAAACGCTACCCTGCACAATGAAGACGAGATCGCGCGTCTGGACGTCCGCATCGGCGACACCGTCCGCCTGCAACGCGCCGGGGACGTCATCCCCCAGATCCTGGGCGTCGTGCCCGAACTGCGTCCCGCCGACGCCCGGCCCTATGTCTTCCCCGACCATTGCCCCGTCTGCGGTTCGGAAGCGGTGCGCGAAGGCGACGAGGTCAAACGCCGCTGTACCGGCGGCCTGATCTGCGACGCCCAGATCGTCGAACGGCTGAAACATTTCGTCGGCCGCCGCGCCTTCGACATCGAGGGTCTGGGCGAGAAACAGTTGATCGCCTTCCATGCCCGCGGCTGGCTCAAGGAGCCGGCCGACATCTTCCGCCTGGCGCGCCACGAGGCCCGCCTGGCCGAACTGGCGACCGAGGACGGCTATGGCGAAACCAGCATCCGCAACCTGGTCGCCGGCATCGACGCGCGCCGCGTCATTCCGCTGGATCGCTTCCTGTTCGGCCTGGGCGTGCGCGACATAGGCGAACAGACCTCCATCGTCCTGGCCCGCGCCTTCGAAAGCTGGTCGGCGCTGAAGGCCGCCTGCCTCCAGGCGGCTGCGGGGATTCCGTCCGAGGCATGGACCCGGCTGGCTGGCGCCGACGCCATATCGCCGCGCGTCCTGGCCCTGATGGCCGAGGCGTCGCCCCCTGCCGCCGATCCCTGGCCAGAAGCGACCCTGGACATGAAGATCGGCCAGGCCTTCCCCGGCATGGCCGCCCCGGCCCGCCGATCCCTGGCGACGATGGCGGACGACTGGTCCGGTCTGGTCGAACTGGCCCGTGTGGCGCGCGAGGAAGGCCCGTCCGAAATCCTGAACCAGATCGCGGGCGTCACCGGCGTGGGGCCCGTCGCCGCCGAGGCCCTGGCCCACTTCTTCCACGAGCCGCACAATCTGAGGGTCGTAGAGGCTCTGGAGGCCGAATTGACCGAAGTTCTCGACGCCGAGCGCCCCAAGTCCGACACCCCCGTGGCCGGCAAGACCGTCGTCTTCACCGGCGCCCTGGAACGCTTCACGCGCGACGAGGCCAAGGCCCGCGCCGAGAGCCTGGGCGCCAAGGTCTCGGGATCGGTGTCCAAGAAGACCGACTATCTGGTCGCCGGTCCCGGCGCGGGGTCGAAGCTGAAGGAGGCGGAAAAGCACGGCGTCCAGGTCTTGACCGAGGACGAATGGCTGGCCCTGATCGCAGGCTGA
- a CDS encoding M28 family peptidase encodes MIRPAFRLTLSGCIAALALSACSTPAPRPETPTASPVAVDPQLLEDVRLLSADDMQGRDTGSAGGQKARDYIVARLEAMGVAPAPFGRLQRFESQGRTREGIKTFEGYNIVGLIPGRRVADRYIVVTAHYDHVGVNDGQVYNGADDNASGVATLLALAAKLKADPPEHSVLLVALDGEERGLLGAREFVRAPPVPLSAMALNLNFDMIARAETDNHLWVTGAYQHPTLRSILETVTAPGPVRFAFGKDTPQDKGEDNWVDSSDHAAFHEAGVPFLYFGVDYHPDYHRPSDDFERITPTVFASASDLALAGFRALDRALDR; translated from the coding sequence ATGATCCGCCCCGCCTTTCGACTGACGCTGAGCGGTTGCATCGCCGCCCTGGCCCTGTCGGCCTGTTCGACGCCTGCGCCCCGGCCGGAGACCCCGACGGCGTCCCCCGTCGCGGTCGATCCGCAGCTGCTGGAGGATGTGCGCCTCCTGTCGGCCGACGACATGCAGGGCCGCGACACAGGCTCGGCCGGGGGACAGAAGGCGCGGGACTATATCGTCGCGCGGCTGGAGGCCATGGGCGTGGCGCCCGCGCCGTTCGGGCGGCTGCAGCGGTTCGAGAGCCAGGGGCGGACACGCGAAGGGATCAAGACCTTCGAGGGTTACAATATCGTGGGTCTGATTCCCGGCCGGCGGGTGGCGGACCGCTACATCGTCGTGACGGCCCATTACGACCACGTCGGGGTCAATGACGGCCAGGTCTATAACGGGGCGGACGACAACGCCTCGGGCGTGGCGACGCTGTTGGCCCTGGCGGCGAAGCTGAAGGCCGACCCGCCCGAACATAGTGTGCTGCTGGTCGCCCTGGACGGGGAGGAGCGGGGCCTGTTGGGTGCGCGCGAGTTCGTGCGGGCGCCGCCCGTGCCGCTGAGCGCCATGGCGCTGAACCTGAACTTCGACATGATCGCGCGGGCCGAGACGGACAATCATCTGTGGGTGACAGGCGCCTATCAGCATCCGACGCTGCGGTCCATTCTGGAGACAGTCACGGCGCCAGGGCCGGTGCGCTTCGCCTTCGGCAAGGACACGCCCCAGGACAAGGGAGAGGACAACTGGGTCGATTCCTCGGACCACGCGGCCTTCCATGAGGCGGGGGTGCCCTTCCTGTATTTCGGCGTCGACTATCACCCCGACTATCACCGGCCGAGCGACGACTTCGAGCGGATCACCCCGACGGTGTTCGCCAGTGCGTCGGACCTAGCGCTGGCGGGATTCCGCGCCCTGGACAGGGCGTTGGACCGTTGA
- the rpiA gene encoding ribose-5-phosphate isomerase RpiA yields MSDHQKKIAGEAAAALVEAGMVVGLGTGSTAAWFVKALAARGLPGLRCVPTSEKTADLARDLGLTLSTLEDTPRIDLTVDGADEVGPGLALIKGGGAALLREKLVWEASARCVVIADAAKVVPVLGAFPLPIEVVAFGHKTTANRIADVLVDHDIANPARVRQADRGLIRTDGGNLIYDAACKAIHDPSRLADDLKLITGVVEHGLFLDLADLALIGADDGVEERRP; encoded by the coding sequence ATGAGCGACCATCAGAAGAAGATCGCCGGCGAAGCCGCCGCCGCCCTGGTCGAGGCCGGCATGGTCGTCGGCCTGGGCACCGGCTCCACCGCCGCCTGGTTCGTCAAGGCGCTGGCCGCGCGCGGCCTGCCCGGCCTGCGCTGCGTCCCGACATCGGAGAAGACCGCCGATCTGGCGCGCGATCTGGGTCTGACGCTGTCCACGCTGGAGGATACGCCGCGCATCGACCTGACCGTCGACGGCGCCGACGAGGTCGGGCCGGGCCTGGCCCTGATCAAGGGCGGCGGCGCGGCCCTGCTGCGCGAGAAACTGGTGTGGGAGGCCTCGGCCCGCTGTGTCGTCATCGCCGACGCGGCCAAGGTTGTGCCGGTGCTGGGGGCCTTCCCCCTGCCCATCGAAGTCGTCGCCTTCGGCCACAAGACCACGGCCAACCGCATCGCCGACGTCCTGGTCGATCACGACATCGCCAACCCCGCCCGTGTGCGCCAGGCGGATCGCGGCCTGATCCGCACCGACGGCGGCAATCTGATCTATGATGCGGCCTGCAAGGCGATCCACGATCCCTCCCGTCTGGCCGACGATCTGAAGCTGATCACCGGCGTGGTCGAGCATGGTCTGTTCCTGGACCTGGCCGACCTGGCCCTGATCGGCGCCGATGACGGGGTCGAGGAGCGCCGCCCCTGA
- the glmU gene encoding bifunctional UDP-N-acetylglucosamine diphosphorylase/glucosamine-1-phosphate N-acetyltransferase GlmU, producing the protein MTSQTRARAAIILAAGQGTRMKSPLPKVLHPVGGRAMLDHAIDAAQALGCQRIVVVVGVHSPEVRAHVVARLGEDAIAVQDPPLGTGHAVRAAEQALNGFDGEVVVTYGDVPLLKAADIEPVFNADGVTVIGFEARDPGAYGRLILEGDALLAITEAKEASPEVLAVTACNSGVMAAPAALLFSLLGQVRNDNGKGEYYLTDVVALARQAGHPTRAVFAPEDSVMGVNAQGELAQAEALFQKVQRETFLAAGVTMTAPETVHFAWDTQVGGGTVIEPFVVFGPGAVIEGAARIRSFSHIEGARVGSGAEVGPYARLRPGADLAEGVKIGNFVEVKNVALAKGAKANHLAYLGDGTVGAGANIGAGTIFCNYDGFNKARTQVGDGAFVGSNSSLVAPVRIGAGALIASGSVITEDVPADALAFGRARQTVKPEAAAAFRVEARARKEAAKAAQTQNETSK; encoded by the coding sequence ATGACCAGCCAGACGCGCGCCCGCGCCGCCATCATTCTCGCCGCCGGTCAGGGCACGCGAATGAAGTCCCCCCTGCCCAAGGTGCTGCACCCTGTCGGCGGCCGGGCCATGCTGGACCACGCGATCGACGCGGCCCAGGCCCTGGGCTGCCAGCGGATCGTGGTGGTCGTGGGCGTTCACTCGCCCGAAGTCCGCGCCCATGTCGTCGCGCGTCTGGGCGAAGACGCCATCGCCGTCCAGGACCCGCCGCTGGGCACCGGCCACGCCGTGCGCGCCGCCGAACAGGCCCTGAACGGCTTCGACGGCGAGGTGGTCGTCACCTATGGCGACGTCCCTCTGCTGAAGGCTGCCGACATCGAACCTGTTTTCAACGCCGACGGCGTGACCGTGATCGGCTTTGAGGCCCGCGATCCCGGCGCCTACGGTCGTCTGATCCTGGAGGGGGACGCCCTTTTGGCCATCACCGAGGCCAAGGAAGCCTCGCCCGAGGTTCTGGCCGTCACCGCCTGCAACTCCGGCGTCATGGCCGCGCCCGCCGCCCTGCTGTTCTCGCTGTTGGGACAGGTCCGCAACGACAACGGCAAGGGCGAATACTATCTGACCGACGTGGTCGCCCTGGCCCGCCAGGCCGGTCATCCGACCCGCGCCGTCTTCGCGCCCGAGGATTCGGTCATGGGCGTGAACGCCCAGGGCGAGTTGGCGCAGGCCGAGGCTTTGTTCCAGAAGGTCCAGCGTGAAACCTTCCTGGCCGCCGGCGTGACCATGACGGCGCCCGAGACCGTCCACTTCGCATGGGACACCCAGGTCGGGGGCGGGACCGTCATCGAACCCTTCGTCGTCTTCGGCCCCGGCGCGGTGATCGAGGGCGCGGCCCGCATCCGCAGCTTCAGCCATATAGAGGGCGCCCGCGTCGGCTCGGGCGCAGAGGTCGGTCCCTACGCCCGCCTGCGCCCCGGCGCCGACCTGGCTGAAGGGGTCAAGATCGGCAACTTCGTCGAGGTGAAGAACGTCGCGCTGGCCAAGGGCGCCAAGGCCAATCACCTGGCCTATCTGGGCGACGGGACGGTCGGCGCGGGCGCCAACATCGGCGCCGGAACCATCTTCTGCAACTACGACGGCTTCAACAAGGCCCGCACCCAAGTCGGGGACGGCGCCTTCGTCGGCTCCAACTCCAGCCTGGTCGCCCCGGTCCGAATCGGCGCCGGCGCCCTGATCGCCTCGGGCTCCGTCATCACCGAGGACGTGCCGGCCGACGCCCTGGCCTTCGGTCGCGCCCGCCAGACCGTCAAACCCGAAGCCGCCGCCGCTTTTCGCGTGGAAGCCAGGGCCAGGAAGGAGGCGGCGAAGGCCGCCCAGACCCAAAACGAGACGTCGAAATGA